One part of the Bradyrhizobium sp. CB1650 genome encodes these proteins:
- a CDS encoding ABC transporter substrate-binding protein, giving the protein MRRRAFIAGLGAAALPLPACAQSKNDHVARVAYLGVGSPGAFDPRQIERFKQGLLENGLIEGRTIEVDYLWAEGNPKRLNELAAVLGQRDLDVILTAGSEATLALMNTGTKTPIVFAIISDPIGTGVVKSLSRPGGNVTGLAMSGTDLEAKRVEVLKEAVPATTRIMVLHDPKVGQAGVAEVQATASALKVEPLIVQAADPSEFEGAFAQAKEQGADALLTMASPFLNYNRKRLIELAGRYRLPSIWYGAAFVREGGLLSYGPSFPDMYRRSAGYVAKIIGGARPADIPVEQPIKFELIINLKTSKALGLEIPAVLLARADEVIE; this is encoded by the coding sequence ATGAGACGACGCGCTTTCATAGCCGGCCTTGGCGCTGCAGCGTTGCCTTTGCCAGCGTGCGCTCAATCGAAGAACGACCATGTCGCCCGCGTCGCCTACTTGGGTGTTGGGAGCCCGGGCGCCTTCGATCCTCGGCAGATCGAACGGTTCAAACAAGGGCTGCTCGAGAATGGCCTCATAGAGGGACGAACGATCGAGGTTGATTATCTGTGGGCCGAAGGCAATCCAAAACGCCTCAACGAACTGGCAGCAGTTCTCGGACAGCGGGATCTCGATGTCATCCTCACTGCCGGCTCAGAGGCGACACTTGCGCTCATGAACACCGGGACCAAAACGCCCATTGTATTTGCGATCATCAGTGATCCGATCGGAACGGGAGTCGTGAAGAGCCTCAGTCGGCCCGGCGGTAATGTCACCGGACTGGCGATGTCTGGCACAGATTTGGAAGCCAAACGCGTGGAAGTGCTGAAGGAGGCTGTACCAGCAACCACAAGGATCATGGTCCTGCATGACCCGAAGGTGGGGCAGGCCGGAGTGGCTGAAGTGCAGGCCACTGCGAGTGCGCTCAAGGTTGAACCATTGATTGTTCAGGCCGCTGATCCCAGCGAATTCGAGGGTGCATTCGCGCAGGCGAAGGAACAGGGCGCGGATGCGCTTCTAACCATGGCATCTCCGTTCCTGAATTATAATCGCAAGCGACTAATCGAATTGGCGGGACGCTATCGATTGCCATCGATTTGGTATGGTGCCGCCTTCGTCAGAGAGGGAGGGCTGCTATCGTATGGTCCGAGTTTTCCGGATATGTACCGCCGGTCGGCCGGTTACGTTGCAAAAATTATAGGGGGCGCGAGACCTGCCGACATCCCGGTTGAACAACCTATAAAGTTTGAACTGATCATAAATCTCAAGACCTCGAAGGCGCTCGGGCTCGAAATTCCAGCGGTGCTGCTCGCTCGCGCCGATGAGGTGATCGAATAG
- a CDS encoding ABC transporter substrate binding protein: MEAAIPSFQLQLIPAPAHDATALDEAIASFAEQPHGSLLIFPDAFPIAHRQLIISQASKNRLPVMYPFPSFVTEGDLMSYGVPIDRLIIRSVDYIDRILRGARPADLPVQQPNQFQFLVNAKTAKELGLTLPQTLLADEVIE, translated from the coding sequence GTGGAAGCCGCTATCCCGTCCTTTCAGTTACAACTAATTCCGGCACCGGCGCATGATGCCACCGCGCTCGACGAGGCAATCGCCAGCTTCGCAGAGCAGCCACATGGCAGCTTATTGATATTTCCAGATGCCTTTCCGATCGCACATCGACAGTTGATCATAAGCCAGGCGAGCAAAAACCGCCTGCCGGTGATGTATCCGTTTCCGTCTTTCGTCACGGAGGGCGATCTGATGTCGTATGGTGTTCCGATCGATCGCCTTATCATCCGTTCAGTGGATTATATTGATCGCATTTTGAGGGGAGCGCGCCCGGCAGATTTGCCAGTCCAGCAGCCGAATCAATTTCAATTCTTGGTCAACGCCAAGACCGCGAAAGAACTTGGTTTGACGCTTCCACAGACCTTGCTCGCCGACGAGGTGATCGAGTAA